In one window of Chiloscyllium punctatum isolate Juve2018m chromosome 11, sChiPun1.3, whole genome shotgun sequence DNA:
- the LOC140483200 gene encoding retinol dehydrogenase 13-like isoform X6 — protein sequence MEKCETAAREIRGETLNHHVYAKPLNLASLKSIREFAKQVNEEEENINVLINNAGIMRCPHWKTEDGFEMQFGVNHLGHFLLTNLLLEKLKNSGNGRIINVSSLAHKVGQIDFNDLNWENKKYDTKAAYCQSKLANILFTRELAKRLHGSKVTVNAVHPGVVNTELGRHTGMHKSKFSRTTLGPFFSLLVKSPLLGAQPSIYLAVAEELEGVSGKYFDVNEEKDPAPQALDDETAKHLWEVSAELVGLKNYNSHPHPSNLQC from the exons ATGGAGAAATGTGAAACAGCTGCTCGAGAAATTAGAGGTGAAACCCTGAATCATCATGTATATGCAAAGCCTCTTAACCTTGCATCGCTCAAATCAATTCGAGAGTTTGCCAAACAAGTCAATGAAG AGGAAGAGAATATAAATGTGTTAATTAACAATGCTGGTATTATGAGATGTCCTCACTGGAAAACAGAAGATGGATTTGAAATGCAGTTCGGCGTAAATCACCTTG GTCATTTTTTGTTGACAAATCTGCTACTTGAAAAATTAAAGAATTCTGGAAATGGTCGCATCATAAATGTATCATCACTTGCTCACAAAGTGGGACAAATTGATTTCAATGATCTCAACTGGGAAAATAAAAAATATGACACCAAGGCAGCATACTGTCAGAGCAAACTTGCAAACATATTGTTTACAAGGGAACTGGCTAAAAGACTTCATG GAAGTAAAGTTACAGTCAATGCTGTGCACCCAGGAGTGGTGAACACTGAACTAGGCAGACACACAGGGATGCATAAATCAAAATTTTCCAGGACAACATTGG GACCATTTTTCTCACTTCTAGTAAAATCCCCACTTTTAGGAGCACAACCCTCCATATATCTGGCTGTAGCAGAGGAGCTGGAAGGAGTATCTGGAAAATACTTTGATGTTAATGAAGAAAAAGACCCTGCTCCACAGGCTCTGGATGATGAGACAGCCAAGCATTTGTGGGAAGTAAGTGCAGAACTGGTGGGACTGAAAAATTACAATTCTCATCCACACCCCTCAAACTTGCAATGTTAA